TCAAAAAATTCGCTCTCATAGATCAGAATCTAATTGGATTATGACACCGTAGGGACTACGGGGATGAGCTTGGGGACTTGCCCTCAATAGAGGGAGGAATGAACCAAAAAGCCACTCAGTCTTTAGCTGAGTGGTAGTTCACAAGATCTTTATAAATTATAACGAAGAACAAACCCAGAACTATTAGCAATATTATCAGAATTTCGACTGTCAAGACCAAAACATGGCTATTAAGGCTGAAAGTTACTTTTGGCATTCTGCTTCATCTGACGGAAAGTTTTTTTGGGCAAAGGTGATGATTTAACAACAGGAATGGAAAATATGATTGACAATAAATATAATACCATTATTTTTGATTTTGATTACACATTGGCGGATGCAACTAATGGTATTGTATCAAGTTTTAATTACGCTTTTAACAGGTTAGATATTAAAGGATATGATCGCGAAAGCATAAAAAAGACCGTCGGATTACCGCTGAATGAAGCGTTCATGCAACTGACAAACAAGAAAAACGAAGCCTTAATAAGTCGTTTTAAGGATTCATTCAGAGAAAAGGCCGATGAAGTAATGTCAAAAAATACTGTGCTTTTTGATGACACGATAAGTACATTACAGAGATTAAAGCAGAATGGGTTCAATACAGGAATCGTAACGACAAAATATCATTATAGGATAGTTGAATCTTTAAGCATTCATAATATTTCAAATTTGATAGATGTTATTGTCGGAGGAGAGGATGTAAGGGTCCCAAAGCCGTCTCCTGAAGGGTTATTACTTGCAATTGACAGCCTTAACAAACAACTAAATAATGTGCTATATATTGGAGACAGTCTGGTAGATGCTAAAACGGCCCTGGCGGCAAATGTTGATTTTGCGGCAGTGACCACTGGAACAACAAGCGCAAACGATTTTTCACAATATCCATGTACAAAGATATTAAAGAATTTGTCAGAGATCTTCAAGGACTAGGTCCGGTTCAACTATATTCTGGGGATGTATCAACCGGGCGGCTTCACAAAGAAATTAAAATGAGTAATAAATGGCCATTTTCATGGCCAGAGCTATTGATTGGGAATTACAACAACTCAGAAATTCTGTCTGCGTTCTGAAGCCCTAATAGTACTGCACCCACGCCACGTTCTGACAGGCGTACAAATCCCTTTGAAACACTTTTGTCCACAAGTTTAGCGCGATATAATTCATCGATTGCATTTTTATCTAGCTTTGATTCTTTTTCCCACCCTTCGTTTATACCAAGAATTCCCATTTCATATAGATGCTTAAGTATTTCGCTTTCCATCGATTCTAATATATACATATTTATTAACTCCCCATTTCATAAACCTTCAACAGGAAACCCGTTATATCTTTGAATTTAGCGGGTAGTTGACATTTGCCTTGAACGTGGAAGCTTCAATCTGAGCAAATTTTGGAGGTTTTTTAATATCTTCTGGGAGCATCAAAATTTACCATTAATTCCGTTAACCATTGACTGCAATCAATCTAAAACCCAGAAAATAAGAAAAAGACTTTAATTTTTCTTTCCGCTTTTATTTGTTAGATTTTTTTCCAAATTCTTATCGATTATCAATCCACGCCCAACTATTAAACTTTTTTGAAATATTTTGGCTTTTTGGCTTTTAATTCGCTTTTTTTTATTATTTGAGGTTTTACCAAAAACTGTAAAAATGCTTTAAAATCTAAAAAATACATTTAAAAAGATTGAGGAAAGCCCGAAAGAGCTATGTTCCTTCCCCTTGCCCCCCGGTGCACAGGAACCAGCATCTTCCAGGCAATTCTTATTCACATACCTTACCGATTATTCCTATCGGTTATTCCTCACTCTTTTGATCTATTAACTCCCTTACCCTACATTACAATGTACAATTATCCATTTTGTTATTTTAAATTAATTCTACAAAAAATAGTTTATTAA
The Methanosarcina sp. WWM596 DNA segment above includes these coding regions:
- a CDS encoding HAD family hydrolase, giving the protein MGKGDDLTTGMENMIDNKYNTIIFDFDYTLADATNGIVSSFNYAFNRLDIKGYDRESIKKTVGLPLNEAFMQLTNKKNEALISRFKDSFREKADEVMSKNTVLFDDTISTLQRLKQNGFNTGIVTTKYHYRIVESLSIHNISNLIDVIVGGEDVRVPKPSPEGLLLAIDSLNKQLNNVLYIGDSLVDAKTALAANVDFAAVTTGTTSANDFSQYPCTKILKNLSEIFKD